One Amorphoplanes digitatis genomic window carries:
- a CDS encoding DNA recombination protein RmuC produces MTFSTLAVVIICLGVGGALGWLAGRLRAATDIARLEATLAAGREGEARMEQSLRALSYEATAQSQEAVARAVGPLHETLQRYELRVAELERDRVDAYAELREQVRSMGVVSGELRVETKQLVASLRAPQVRGRWGELQLRRIVEAAGLLEHCDFAEQVTGATDHQGVRPDMLVRLHGGRCVVVDAKAPFDSYLSAMEARDERTRDAHLDQHARVLRGHVDALSAKAYWTAFDQSPDFVVLFVPADPFLDAALQRDASLMEHAFSRNVVLATPATLVALLRTVAYSWRQEALARNALAVHSLARELYGRLATLGDHVGKLGSSLSGAVTAYNRAVGSLESRVLVSARKLAEMGVSDDELVVPAQVELTPRQPQAPELVDEL; encoded by the coding sequence GTGACCTTCTCGACTCTCGCCGTGGTGATCATCTGTCTGGGTGTCGGTGGTGCGCTCGGCTGGCTGGCCGGGCGCCTGCGCGCCGCCACCGACATCGCCCGGCTGGAGGCGACCCTGGCGGCCGGCCGCGAGGGCGAGGCCCGGATGGAGCAGTCGCTGCGCGCGCTGTCCTACGAGGCGACCGCGCAGTCCCAGGAGGCCGTTGCCCGCGCGGTGGGCCCGCTGCACGAGACCCTGCAACGCTACGAGCTGCGGGTGGCCGAGCTCGAACGCGACCGGGTGGACGCCTACGCCGAGCTGCGCGAACAGGTCCGGTCCATGGGCGTGGTCTCGGGCGAGCTGCGGGTCGAGACGAAGCAGCTTGTCGCGTCGCTTCGGGCGCCGCAGGTGCGCGGCCGCTGGGGCGAGCTCCAGCTGCGGCGCATCGTCGAGGCGGCCGGCCTGCTCGAGCACTGCGACTTCGCCGAGCAGGTCACCGGCGCGACCGACCACCAGGGCGTTCGGCCCGACATGCTGGTGCGCCTGCACGGCGGCCGCTGCGTGGTGGTGGACGCCAAGGCGCCGTTCGACTCCTACCTCTCGGCGATGGAGGCCCGCGACGAGCGCACCCGCGACGCACACCTGGACCAGCACGCGCGGGTGCTGCGCGGGCACGTGGACGCGCTGTCGGCGAAGGCCTACTGGACCGCGTTCGACCAGTCACCGGACTTCGTGGTGCTGTTCGTGCCGGCCGACCCGTTCCTCGACGCGGCCCTGCAACGCGACGCGTCGCTGATGGAGCACGCGTTCTCCCGCAACGTGGTGCTGGCGACCCCGGCGACGCTCGTCGCCCTGCTGCGCACGGTGGCCTACTCGTGGCGGCAGGAGGCGCTGGCCCGCAACGCGCTGGCGGTGCACAGCCTGGCCCGCGAGCTGTACGGCCGGCTGGCCACGCTCGGCGACCACGTCGGCAAGCTGGGCAGCTCGCTGAGCGGGGCGGTGACGGCGTACAACCGCGCCGTCGGCTCGCTGGAGTCGCGGGTACTGGTCAGCGCCCGCAAGCTCGCGGAGATGGGCGTCTCGGACGACGAGCTCGTCGTGCCGGCACAGGTGGAGCTGACGCCCCGCCAGCCACAGGCGCCGGAGCTGGTCGAC